From the genome of Hyalangium ruber, one region includes:
- a CDS encoding D-alanyl-D-alanine carboxypeptidase family protein has protein sequence MTTVSATRAAQPTALAARSGEPTLREGAKGAAVTQLQNLLRNKGYNIAADGDFGPKTEAAVKKFQSSKGLVADGIVGPKTWAALKGGAVSNPGTPAGGKQVTAYVQGRPSTITVVPVGNGKYLRADAAKNFKAMQAAASRAGVNLTANSGFRSMEEQKVLYQKYLNGTGNLAAKPGYSNHQNGISMDIGNVGGYNTKAYNWLKNNASKYGFQNDVRGEFWHWTYKGGGVA, from the coding sequence ATGACCACCGTTAGCGCGACCCGCGCCGCTCAGCCCACCGCCCTTGCCGCTCGCAGCGGCGAGCCCACGCTCCGCGAGGGCGCTAAGGGCGCCGCCGTGACGCAACTGCAGAACCTGCTTCGTAACAAGGGCTACAACATCGCGGCGGACGGGGACTTTGGCCCCAAGACCGAGGCGGCGGTGAAGAAGTTCCAGTCATCCAAGGGTCTGGTCGCCGACGGCATCGTCGGGCCGAAGACGTGGGCGGCGCTCAAGGGCGGCGCGGTGTCCAACCCGGGCACGCCGGCGGGCGGCAAGCAGGTGACGGCGTATGTCCAGGGCCGGCCTTCCACCATCACCGTGGTGCCGGTGGGTAATGGCAAGTACCTGCGCGCCGACGCGGCGAAGAACTTCAAGGCGATGCAGGCGGCCGCCAGCCGCGCGGGCGTCAACCTGACGGCCAACAGCGGCTTCCGCTCGATGGAAGAGCAGAAGGTGCTGTACCAGAAGTACCTCAACGGCACGGGCAACCTGGCCGCCAAGCCGGGCTACTCGAACCACCAGAACGGCATCTCCATGGATATCGGGAACGTCGGTGGCTACAACACCAAGGCGTATAACTGGCTGAAGAACAACGCCTCCAAGTACGGCTTCCAGAACGACGTGCGCGGCGAGTTCTGGCACTGGACGTACAAGGGCGGCGGCGTGGCCTAG
- a CDS encoding RNA polymerase sigma factor — MWRDPCRGDIVSVLVENHREFLRFLERRVGSRAVAEDILQEAFIRGIGKAETLRSEESAVAWFYQTLRNALIDHARRAGAAERALTAVAAEVEKAQPPDAELQDAVCKCVGRLASTLKPEYAEALRRVEVDGLSVTSFAEEAGITANNASVRLFRARQALKKQLEVSCGTCASHGCLDCTCGQPGGGCKQ, encoded by the coding sequence ATGTGGCGCGACCCATGTCGGGGCGACATCGTCTCCGTGTTGGTGGAGAACCACCGCGAGTTCCTTCGCTTCCTCGAGCGCAGGGTAGGGAGCCGGGCGGTGGCGGAGGACATCCTCCAGGAAGCGTTCATCCGGGGAATTGGAAAGGCCGAGACACTGCGCAGCGAGGAGTCCGCGGTGGCCTGGTTCTACCAGACGCTGCGCAACGCTCTCATCGACCACGCTCGCCGCGCCGGCGCAGCGGAGCGGGCGTTGACGGCTGTGGCGGCGGAGGTTGAAAAGGCGCAGCCCCCGGATGCTGAACTGCAGGACGCGGTCTGCAAGTGCGTGGGCCGGCTGGCCAGCACGCTGAAGCCCGAGTACGCCGAGGCTCTCCGGCGTGTGGAGGTGGATGGGCTGAGCGTCACGTCTTTCGCCGAGGAGGCGGGCATCACCGCCAACAACGCGTCGGTGCGGCTCTTCCGAGCGCGTCAGGCGCTGAAGAAGCAGTTGGAGGTGTCGTGCGGCACGTGTGCGTCGCACGGCTGCCTCGACTGCACCTGCGGCCAACCGGGCGGTGGGTGCAAGCAGTAG
- a CDS encoding TlpA family protein disulfide reductase has translation MLAIFLLALLSCRTEAPPSYIRITGAAPALSDVPTSQALLVVFWASWCPPCREETPQLLALAEDPPSGLKVAVFSHDQDMAAIESFLRGPPSPALHLRLDEGEAAARAFGVDKLPSSFLVVNGRLVARFTGPRTWKSAGMRRLLEKLMSEPAGTPSTPAN, from the coding sequence ATGCTCGCGATCTTCCTGCTCGCATTGCTGAGTTGCAGGACCGAGGCTCCCCCGAGCTACATCCGAATCACCGGGGCTGCTCCAGCCCTGAGCGATGTGCCTACCTCGCAGGCCCTGCTCGTCGTGTTCTGGGCCTCCTGGTGCCCTCCCTGCCGCGAGGAGACGCCCCAACTGCTCGCGCTGGCTGAGGATCCCCCCTCCGGACTGAAGGTCGCCGTCTTCAGCCACGATCAGGACATGGCCGCCATCGAGAGCTTTCTTCGAGGGCCGCCCTCCCCTGCCCTGCACCTGCGTCTGGATGAGGGGGAGGCAGCCGCCCGGGCTTTCGGCGTGGACAAGCTCCCCTCAAGCTTCCTGGTGGTGAACGGACGCCTGGTCGCTCGCTTCACCGGTCCACGGACCTGGAAATCTGCGGGCATGCGGCGGCTGCTGGAGAAGTTGATGAGTGAGCCTGCCGGCACGCCCTCCACCCCCGCCAATTGA